The nucleotide window AAGACGCGTGCGTTCGAAGGCGTCACCGAATCGCCGGAAGATGCTTCGACGCCTCGCGCAAGGTGAGCGGCGAGATAAGGTTCCGCGACGCCGACAGAAAACCGCTCACCGCTTCGGGCGCGTGCCGCGCGTAGTCTCGCAACGCCCAGCCGATCGCCTTGCGGATGAAGAAGTCGCTTTCGCCGGCCAGCGAACGTGCGTAGGCGAAGAGGCGATCTTCGTCCGTATGTTCGCGCCAGCCGAGTTGATGAATCATCGCGATGCGCCGCACCCACAGCGATTCGTGCTGAAGCGCGGCGTCCATCGTGGCCTGCGCCTGCGGCGTCCCGACTCGCGCCGCTTTCAACACGTCGCCGACCACGGCCGCTAGCGGATCGACCGAATCCCACCACGAAGCATGCTGCGCGA belongs to Paraburkholderia sp. FT54 and includes:
- a CDS encoding DNA alkylation repair protein, with the protein product MTPHAFTKEIKAALAPHADAERALAMRAYMRHQFDFIGVPTPLRRQAATPVFRRLPVENADHLLACANLLWTMPAREYQYVATDLLARNWKTLALADIAHLLTIAQHASWWDSVDPLAAVVGDVLKAARVGTPQAQATMDAALQHESLWVRRIAMIHQLGWREHTDEDRLFAYARSLAGESDFFIRKAIGWALRDYARHAPEAVSGFLSASRNLISPLTLREASKHLPAIR